One segment of Mycoplasmopsis glycophila DNA contains the following:
- a CDS encoding GAF domain-containing protein: MKKQEYISLLNDEINVNSLLSNSTAYINDTVENLNWVGYYLAEDETLYLHTFQGKVACSIIPFNKGVCGHAATTKEVVVVPDVHQFPGHISCDANSRSEIVLPIIVNDKLYGVLDIDSPIKDRFDDEITDKLQEFTRWIETKIESLLNK, translated from the coding sequence ATGAAAAAACAAGAATATATTAGTTTATTAAACGACGAAATTAATGTAAATTCATTACTTTCAAATTCAACTGCTTATATTAATGACACAGTTGAAAACCTTAACTGAGTTGGTTATTATTTAGCTGAAGACGAAACTTTATACTTACATACTTTTCAAGGTAAAGTAGCTTGCTCAATTATTCCTTTTAACAAAGGAGTCTGCGGACACGCAGCTACCACTAAAGAAGTTGTGGTTGTACCAGATGTGCATCAATTTCCAGGACATATTTCATGTGATGCTAATAGTAGATCAGAGATAGTACTTCCAATTATTGTTAATGACAAGCTATATGGAGTTTTAGATATTGATTCTCCAATCAAAGATCGTTTTGACGATGAAATTACTGATAAACTTCAAGAATTTACAAGGTGAATTGAGACAAAAATTG